One Nonomuraea angiospora DNA segment encodes these proteins:
- a CDS encoding alpha-L-fucosidase, with protein MQSYRIRSERARSTQKDELVTLPDWFCDAGFGLFVHWDHASQQGVEIGWPLVGHSILPGRTEPEADMTITQYQSSAATFDPRRWDPRGVARLARDAGARYVVFTVRHHAGYSMYHTRQSEFSIAASPYGRDITREFFDALRAEGLRVGVYYSLLDWSHPDYPAFTDADRPYPHDRYRRPAPEQWARYLGYVKGQLTELLTEYGTIDLLWFDGEWERTAEEWHAAELRELIKSLQPDVIINDRLPGQGDYATPEQGMPRRPPGGPWELCLTMSESWAYRPDDLDYKSPRLLASYLSEVVSRGGNLLLNIGPRGDGSLVPTEVATLKQLGSWLAGHGESIVGAAPAPERLDFHGPATQRGNNIYLHLVLRPQDVLIVRNVPIGSVVGVRLLGTEQPLQYSVNEEVHKANGADDEPLGELFISVPPPTGALIDVIAIELSAPWKDGAHATL; from the coding sequence ATGCAATCGTATCGTATCCGATCTGAGCGAGCCCGCTCGACGCAGAAGGATGAGCTCGTGACCCTTCCCGACTGGTTCTGCGACGCGGGTTTCGGCCTGTTCGTGCACTGGGACCATGCGAGTCAGCAAGGCGTGGAGATCGGCTGGCCACTGGTCGGCCATTCGATCCTTCCGGGCCGGACAGAACCCGAAGCAGACATGACGATCACGCAGTACCAGTCGAGTGCGGCCACGTTCGACCCGCGGCGCTGGGACCCGCGAGGCGTGGCTCGGCTCGCCCGCGACGCCGGTGCCCGCTACGTGGTCTTCACCGTCCGCCATCACGCCGGGTACTCGATGTACCACACGAGGCAGTCGGAGTTCTCCATCGCGGCGTCGCCGTACGGACGTGACATCACCCGGGAGTTCTTCGACGCGTTGCGCGCGGAGGGCCTGCGCGTCGGGGTCTACTACTCGCTGCTCGACTGGAGCCATCCCGACTACCCGGCGTTCACCGACGCCGATCGCCCCTACCCGCACGACCGTTACCGTCGGCCCGCACCTGAGCAGTGGGCTCGATATCTCGGCTACGTCAAGGGGCAGCTCACCGAACTGCTCACCGAGTACGGGACCATCGACCTGCTGTGGTTCGACGGGGAGTGGGAACGCACCGCGGAGGAGTGGCACGCTGCCGAGCTCCGCGAGCTGATCAAATCCCTGCAGCCGGATGTGATCATCAATGACCGGCTGCCGGGCCAGGGCGACTACGCGACACCGGAGCAGGGCATGCCGCGCCGGCCCCCGGGCGGACCGTGGGAGCTGTGTCTCACCATGAGCGAGAGCTGGGCCTACCGGCCCGACGACCTCGACTACAAGAGCCCGCGGCTGCTCGCCTCCTACCTGAGCGAGGTCGTCTCCCGGGGCGGCAACCTCCTGCTCAACATCGGGCCGCGGGGTGACGGGTCGCTGGTGCCGACCGAGGTCGCCACGCTCAAGCAGCTCGGCAGCTGGCTCGCCGGTCACGGCGAGAGCATTGTCGGGGCCGCACCCGCGCCGGAACGCCTCGACTTCCACGGCCCGGCCACGCAGCGCGGCAACAACATCTACCTCCACCTGGTGCTGCGGCCGCAGGACGTGCTCATCGTCAGGAACGTTCCCATCGGCTCGGTCGTCGGCGTTCGCCTGCTCGGCACCGAGCAACCGCTGCAGTACAGCGTCAACGAGGAAGTACACAAGGCCAACGGCGCGGACGACGAGCCGCTCGGCGAACTGTTCATCTCGGTGCCACCGCCGACCGGCGCGCTCATCGACGTCATCGCCATTGAGCTGTCAGCTCCCTGGAAGGACGGGGCCCATGCGACTCTCTAG
- a CDS encoding ABC transporter substrate-binding protein, whose amino-acid sequence MRLSRTLRPALAGVLLAAVSVACGTGTGPGGGDGKSLRVQIPTGPLAGAMEQVGKDFEKANPGTVVTFEGVDSGSSRGPNVALLSSTGTPDIGYLQRSTGVWSALLKNKQLTPLDDVWKAAGLADKYSKSQVDYYTTDGHHYGVLYEQLLINPVYYNKAAFAKAGIPDPPDHQVASVADFESMVGKVKAAGYEGFGVGGSSPYDLGHTLDALLPTAVPADDYDAMLTNFKPGSPTDVKYTDPGFVKVLQTIQDWQKKGIYQNGMLGMDTDQAQGLFTSGRLAMLQGGNYTYASLKEAKPSFEMGWFLLPPLTPGRKTPFDAFNGDTLVVPAKAANPDLAKKFLQFFMTDKYQVSVIAATGSLPVFSSIPASSLSNLGDLVQQQLELSRSVGLVNIWDSTVPSTLGQAFSVPVLQKLVAGKLTPQQAAQQYQSALEDLQSGKVSGASD is encoded by the coding sequence ATGCGACTCTCTAGAACTCTCAGGCCGGCACTCGCAGGCGTCCTGCTGGCGGCCGTCAGCGTCGCGTGCGGCACCGGCACCGGACCAGGCGGCGGTGACGGCAAGTCGCTCCGGGTCCAGATCCCCACGGGTCCGCTGGCCGGCGCCATGGAGCAGGTCGGCAAGGACTTCGAAAAGGCCAACCCGGGCACGGTGGTCACCTTCGAGGGCGTCGACTCCGGCAGCTCCCGCGGTCCCAACGTGGCGCTGCTCAGCTCGACCGGCACCCCGGACATCGGCTACCTCCAGCGCAGCACGGGTGTCTGGTCGGCGTTGCTGAAGAACAAGCAGCTCACCCCGCTGGACGACGTCTGGAAGGCCGCGGGCCTGGCGGACAAGTACTCCAAGAGCCAGGTCGACTACTACACGACCGACGGGCACCACTACGGCGTCCTCTATGAGCAACTGCTGATCAACCCCGTCTACTACAACAAGGCGGCCTTCGCGAAGGCCGGCATCCCCGACCCGCCCGACCACCAGGTCGCCTCCGTCGCCGACTTCGAATCCATGGTGGGCAAGGTCAAGGCCGCAGGTTACGAGGGATTCGGCGTGGGGGGTTCGAGCCCGTACGACCTGGGGCACACCCTGGACGCGCTGCTGCCCACCGCGGTGCCGGCCGACGACTACGACGCCATGCTCACGAACTTCAAGCCCGGGTCTCCCACGGACGTCAAGTACACCGACCCCGGCTTCGTGAAGGTGCTCCAGACGATCCAGGACTGGCAGAAGAAGGGCATCTACCAGAACGGGATGCTCGGCATGGACACCGACCAGGCCCAGGGGCTGTTCACCAGCGGAAGACTCGCGATGCTGCAGGGCGGCAACTACACCTACGCGAGCCTGAAGGAGGCGAAGCCGTCGTTCGAGATGGGCTGGTTCCTGCTGCCCCCGCTCACCCCGGGCCGCAAGACGCCGTTCGACGCCTTCAACGGTGACACCCTGGTGGTCCCGGCCAAGGCGGCGAACCCGGATCTGGCCAAGAAGTTCCTTCAGTTCTTCATGACCGACAAGTACCAGGTCAGCGTCATCGCAGCCACCGGCTCGCTCCCCGTGTTCAGCTCGATCCCAGCGTCGAGCCTGTCGAACCTCGGTGACCTGGTGCAGCAGCAGCTGGAGCTGTCACGGTCCGTCGGATTGGTCAACATTTGGGACTCCACCGTGCCGTCCACCCTCGGACAGGCGTTCTCGGTGCCGGTGTTGCAGAAGCTCGTGGCAGGCAAGCTGACCCCGCAGCAGGCGGCGCAGCAGTACCAGTCCGCGCTGGAGGACCTGCAGTCCGGCAAGGTGTCGGGGGCGTCGGACTGA
- a CDS encoding carbohydrate ABC transporter permease: MRAPRTPSRTRPSVRRSGRRSGWRRGPLWYVGYALLLVWTAITVVPFVSMLLLSLHPTSDIYAHPLGLGGQWVLSNYADAWRGVVGGAPLSTYIINSVLVALCSLAIGVTCGSLAGYGLARATRGLSNAVSRVMVLALSVPLVVALIPTFELLGRYQMLNSVPGISLVYAAFMTPTIALIMRSVFAAVPRELLEAAKIDGYGELAALLRVVLPISKGGFVSVTLLGLIFVWSEVQFGVVLLTRPQNRTLSVGLLSFQGQFVSDQGAFFAGLVIATFPIVILFLIFQRYITSGITLGALK, translated from the coding sequence ATGAGGGCCCCGCGCACTCCGAGCCGGACGCGGCCGTCCGTACGGCGTAGCGGGCGGCGATCGGGCTGGCGGCGTGGGCCGCTCTGGTACGTCGGCTACGCGCTCCTGCTGGTCTGGACGGCGATCACGGTCGTGCCGTTCGTGTCGATGCTGCTGCTGTCGCTCCACCCGACCAGCGACATCTACGCCCACCCGCTGGGCCTGGGCGGCCAGTGGGTGCTGTCGAACTACGCCGACGCCTGGCGGGGCGTGGTCGGTGGCGCGCCGCTGTCGACGTACATCATCAACAGCGTGCTGGTGGCACTCTGCAGCCTGGCCATCGGCGTGACCTGCGGCAGTCTCGCCGGCTACGGTCTGGCCCGCGCGACCAGAGGCCTGTCGAACGCGGTCAGCCGCGTCATGGTCCTCGCCCTGAGCGTCCCGCTGGTCGTCGCGCTGATTCCGACGTTCGAGCTGCTGGGCAGGTATCAGATGCTCAACAGCGTGCCGGGCATCTCGCTGGTCTACGCGGCGTTCATGACGCCCACCATCGCCCTCATCATGCGTTCGGTGTTCGCCGCCGTACCGAGGGAGCTGCTCGAAGCAGCCAAGATCGACGGTTACGGGGAGCTGGCCGCGCTGCTCCGCGTGGTCCTGCCGATCAGCAAGGGCGGTTTCGTCTCGGTCACGCTGCTCGGGCTCATCTTCGTGTGGAGCGAGGTCCAGTTCGGAGTGGTCCTGCTGACCCGCCCGCAGAACCGCACGCTGTCGGTCGGCCTGCTCTCCTTCCAGGGCCAGTTCGTCAGCGACCAGGGTGCCTTCTTCGCCGGTCTCGTCATCGCGACGTTCCCGATCGTGATCCTCTTCCTGATCTTCCAGCGTTACATCACGAGCGGTATCACCCTGGGCGCGCTCAAGTGA
- a CDS encoding CGNR zinc finger domain-containing protein: protein MERWPALELASTIRHDGNGGVADDLATLQSATRWIHQQAELLAGHVDLAGLTMGEELRGEIVELRRAVRALFAQAVSPAPPSRADAHHLMPAEQALAHLNAAAAREAIVPQLDWPEGGTPRTAVLSAEHDADVRLIAGLARAAIDFLSGPQREQLRACNAPRCVRYFVKSHGRQEWCKPSCGNRARAARHYQRHNATTARDLSGS from the coding sequence GTGGAGCGCTGGCCGGCCCTGGAACTGGCGAGCACGATCCGTCACGACGGCAACGGCGGTGTCGCCGACGACCTGGCGACCCTGCAGAGCGCGACCCGCTGGATCCACCAGCAGGCCGAGTTGCTGGCCGGCCACGTCGACCTTGCGGGGCTCACGATGGGCGAGGAGCTCAGGGGCGAGATCGTCGAGTTGCGCCGGGCCGTGCGGGCGCTGTTCGCGCAGGCGGTCAGCCCGGCGCCGCCCAGCCGGGCCGACGCCCATCACCTGATGCCCGCCGAGCAGGCACTGGCGCACCTCAACGCGGCGGCTGCCCGCGAGGCGATCGTCCCGCAACTTGACTGGCCCGAGGGCGGGACACCTCGTACGGCAGTGTTGTCGGCCGAGCACGACGCTGACGTCCGGCTGATCGCCGGCCTGGCGCGGGCCGCCATCGATTTCCTGAGCGGTCCGCAGCGTGAGCAGTTGCGGGCCTGTAACGCGCCGCGCTGCGTACGCTACTTCGTCAAGAGCCACGGGCGGCAGGAGTGGTGCAAGCCGTCCTGCGGCAACCGGGCCCGGGCGGCACGCCACTACCAGCGTCACAACGCCACGACCGCCCGGGACCTGTCCGGGTCCTGA
- a CDS encoding carbohydrate ABC transporter permease, translated as MTADNAVPATAATARPPRRRPRIFPIAMMVPALVLLLVLVAYPIAGSVRISLGSWDGIGAVVYHGLDNYRRLLHDSLVWQSIGTSLQFFVGTVVFTVTFGCLLANAISRKVPGARIFKVVWFLPVIIPVSIAGIFWSNAFQPTTGVVNSVLGLLGLGDGHAWLASSSTALYAAIFAAVWTQTGYAMLILLGAMEAIPQEVHEAATLDGVGAAGRLFRITLPNIVPMLGTITTLTSVFSFNAFGIIYAMTRGGPGNATSILPVLVYKQSFVDQDYGYGSATAVVTTLIVAVIGIMVMRIFRQQTLDAR; from the coding sequence ATGACCGCCGACAACGCCGTTCCGGCGACGGCCGCCACGGCGCGGCCGCCTCGCCGGAGGCCACGGATCTTCCCGATCGCGATGATGGTCCCGGCATTGGTGCTGCTGCTCGTGCTCGTCGCCTACCCGATCGCCGGATCCGTGCGCATCAGCCTCGGCTCCTGGGACGGCATCGGCGCGGTCGTCTATCACGGCCTGGACAACTACCGGCGCCTCCTGCACGATTCGCTGGTCTGGCAGTCCATCGGGACCAGCCTGCAGTTCTTCGTCGGGACCGTGGTGTTCACGGTGACCTTCGGCTGTCTCCTGGCCAACGCGATCAGCCGGAAGGTGCCCGGCGCCCGGATCTTCAAGGTCGTCTGGTTCCTGCCGGTGATCATCCCGGTCAGCATCGCGGGCATCTTCTGGTCGAACGCGTTCCAGCCCACGACCGGTGTGGTCAACTCGGTGCTCGGCCTGCTCGGGCTCGGAGACGGGCACGCCTGGCTGGCGTCGTCCTCGACGGCACTGTACGCGGCGATCTTCGCCGCGGTGTGGACGCAGACCGGGTACGCGATGCTCATCCTGCTGGGCGCGATGGAGGCCATCCCCCAGGAGGTGCACGAGGCGGCCACGCTCGACGGCGTCGGAGCGGCCGGACGGCTGTTCCGGATCACCTTGCCGAACATCGTGCCGATGCTGGGCACGATCACGACGTTGACCTCCGTGTTCTCCTTCAACGCCTTCGGTATCATCTACGCGATGACCCGGGGCGGTCCGGGCAACGCCACGAGCATCCTCCCGGTGCTGGTCTACAAGCAGTCCTTCGTCGACCAGGACTACGGCTACGGCTCGGCCACCGCGGTCGTCACGACGCTGATCGTCGCCGTCATCGGGATCATGGTCATGCGGATCTTCCGTCAGCAGACCCTGGACGCGCGATGA